From the Gallaecimonas kandeliae genome, one window contains:
- a CDS encoding NAD(P)H-dependent flavin oxidoreductase — protein MEQDLLKALGMRHPVIQAPMAGVSTPQMAAAVSGAGGLGSLALGASSIDQARALIEQTRALTDRPVNFNLFCHQVPQRNPALEANWLATLAPLFGELNAEAPEALKEPYPSFLADPGMLDLLLSVRPKVVSFHFGLPSAGAIQAFKASGTLLLASVTSLAEAEQAQAAGIDALVAQGIEAGGHRGVFDPAKDNGLGTLALVRLLAARSPLPIIAAGGIMDGAGIRAALNLGACAAQLGTAFILCPESAANDSYRAALQSGRAHHTAFTSAISGRPARGLPNRFWKLAGKVPDYPVAYHAGKALVAAAQAAGNPDFAVQWAGQGAPLARALPAAKLVKTLAAELGAL, from the coding sequence ATGGAGCAGGATCTGCTGAAGGCATTGGGCATGCGCCACCCCGTCATCCAGGCCCCCATGGCCGGGGTCTCGACACCACAGATGGCGGCGGCCGTCTCGGGCGCCGGCGGCCTGGGCTCCCTGGCCCTGGGCGCCAGCAGCATCGACCAGGCCAGGGCCCTTATCGAACAGACCCGCGCCCTCACCGACAGGCCGGTCAATTTCAACCTCTTCTGCCACCAGGTCCCCCAGCGCAACCCGGCCCTGGAAGCCAACTGGCTGGCCACCCTGGCCCCGCTCTTTGGCGAGCTCAATGCCGAGGCACCCGAAGCCCTCAAGGAACCCTACCCCAGCTTCCTGGCCGACCCCGGCATGCTGGACCTGCTGCTGTCGGTACGTCCCAAGGTCGTCAGCTTCCATTTCGGGCTGCCCTCCGCCGGGGCCATCCAGGCCTTCAAGGCCAGCGGGACCTTGCTGCTGGCCAGCGTCACCTCCCTGGCCGAGGCCGAGCAGGCCCAGGCGGCCGGCATCGACGCCCTGGTGGCCCAAGGCATTGAGGCGGGCGGCCATCGAGGCGTCTTCGACCCGGCCAAGGACAACGGCCTCGGCACCCTGGCCCTGGTGCGGCTCTTGGCAGCCAGGAGCCCGCTGCCCATCATCGCCGCCGGCGGCATCATGGACGGCGCCGGGATCCGGGCCGCCCTCAACCTGGGGGCTTGCGCCGCCCAGCTCGGTACCGCCTTTATCCTCTGCCCCGAGTCCGCCGCCAACGACAGCTACCGCGCTGCATTGCAAAGCGGGCGCGCCCACCACACTGCCTTTACCAGCGCCATCTCAGGCCGCCCCGCCCGGGGCCTGCCCAACCGCTTCTGGAAGTTGGCCGGCAAGGTGCCGGACTACCCCGTCGCCTACCACGCCGGCAAGGCCCTGGTAGCGGCCGCCCAGGCCGCAGGCAACCCCGATTTTGCCGTACAGTGGGCCGGCCAGGGCGCCCCCCTGGCCCGCGCCCTGCCCGCCGCCAAGCTGGTCAAAACCCTGGCCGCCGAACTGGGCGCGCTATAA
- a CDS encoding type 1 glutamine amidotransferase domain-containing protein codes for MKILMVLTSHDQLGDTGEKTGFWLEELAAPYYALKDAGAQLTLASPLGGQPPLDPKSADPAFQTDATRRFEADSAALATLASTAKLAEIQLDAFDALFYPGGHGPLWDLAEDKASIALIEGAIQAGKPVAAVCHAPAIFRHTKDADGAPLVQGKAVTGFSNSEEDAVGLTQVVPFLVEEMLKANGGHYGKGEDWAPFVVSDGLLVTGQNPASSEATAQALLALLGS; via the coding sequence ATGAAGATACTGATGGTACTGACCTCCCACGACCAGTTGGGTGACACCGGCGAGAAGACCGGCTTCTGGCTCGAAGAGCTGGCCGCCCCCTACTATGCCCTCAAGGACGCCGGCGCCCAGCTGACCCTGGCCTCGCCTCTGGGCGGCCAGCCGCCCCTGGATCCCAAGAGCGCCGATCCGGCCTTCCAGACGGACGCCACCCGCCGCTTCGAGGCCGACAGCGCGGCCCTGGCCACCCTGGCCAGCACCGCCAAGCTGGCCGAGATCCAACTGGACGCCTTCGACGCCCTCTTCTACCCCGGTGGCCACGGCCCCCTCTGGGATCTCGCCGAGGACAAGGCCTCCATCGCCCTCATCGAAGGCGCCATCCAGGCCGGCAAACCGGTGGCCGCCGTCTGCCACGCCCCCGCCATCTTCCGCCATACCAAAGATGCCGACGGTGCTCCCCTGGTCCAAGGCAAGGCCGTTACCGGCTTCAGCAACAGCGAGGAAGACGCCGTGGGCCTGACCCAAGTCGTGCCCTTCCTGGTGGAAGAGATGCTCAAGGCCAATGGCGGCCACTACGGCAAAGGTGAGGACTGGGCTCCCTTCGTCGTCAGCGACGGCCTGCTGGTCACCGGCCAGAACCCCGCCTCCTCCGAGGCCACGGCCCAGGCCCTGCTGGCGCTGCTGGGCAGCTGA
- a CDS encoding TDT family transporter, translating to MFAFSRQRLAAAPTPMAGLALGIASLGWSWESAAPLGGHAQALGAAVAAVLLLVLAAKFLLHPWLLWQDLAHPVVGSVVPTFAMATMVLSKAWTSPGLWLLAVALHLLFLASFAWHRLKDFRLHHMVPSWFVPPVGIIVAAVASPGGALAPLATALLWFGILCYGLMLPLMLYRLVFAEAVPQAALPTLAIMAAPASLSLAGYLTLVAEPSPLLVALLLGIAVLMTSFIYLAFFRLLRLPFSPGYAAFTFPMVIGATALFKCSALFGHWGQGPVALQLRGLAGLELAVATLVVGYVALRYLLHFKPWKPALAAAGEQA from the coding sequence ATGTTCGCCTTCAGCCGCCAACGCCTCGCCGCCGCCCCCACTCCCATGGCCGGCCTGGCCCTCGGCATCGCCAGCCTCGGCTGGTCCTGGGAGAGCGCCGCCCCCCTGGGGGGCCACGCCCAGGCCCTGGGGGCCGCCGTCGCCGCCGTGCTGCTGCTGGTGCTGGCCGCCAAGTTCCTGCTCCACCCCTGGCTGCTCTGGCAGGATCTGGCCCACCCCGTGGTGGGCTCGGTGGTGCCCACCTTCGCCATGGCGACCATGGTGCTGTCCAAGGCCTGGACCAGCCCTGGGCTCTGGTTGCTGGCGGTGGCGCTGCACCTTCTCTTCCTGGCCAGCTTCGCCTGGCACAGGCTCAAGGATTTCAGGCTGCATCACATGGTGCCCAGCTGGTTCGTGCCGCCGGTGGGGATCATAGTGGCGGCCGTGGCCAGCCCGGGCGGCGCCCTGGCTCCCCTGGCCACAGCGCTGCTCTGGTTCGGCATCCTCTGCTACGGCCTGATGCTGCCGCTGATGCTGTACCGGCTGGTATTTGCCGAGGCGGTGCCCCAGGCGGCCCTGCCGACCCTGGCCATCATGGCGGCGCCGGCCAGCCTGTCCCTGGCCGGTTACCTGACCCTGGTGGCCGAGCCTTCGCCGCTGCTGGTGGCCTTGCTGCTGGGCATAGCGGTGCTGATGACGTCCTTCATCTACCTGGCCTTCTTTCGGCTGCTGCGGTTGCCCTTCAGCCCCGGCTACGCCGCCTTCACCTTCCCCATGGTGATCGGAGCCACGGCGCTGTTCAAATGCAGCGCCCTGTTCGGCCATTGGGGCCAGGGGCCGGTGGCCCTGCAACTGCGCGGCCTGGCCGGGCTTGAGCTGGCGGTGGCCACCCTGGTGGTGGGCTACGTGGCCCTTCGCTACCTGCTGCACTTCAAACCCTGGAAGCCGGCCCTGGCCGCGGCCGGCGAGCAGGCATAG
- the ribB gene encoding 3,4-dihydroxy-2-butanone-4-phosphate synthase, producing the protein MSQTNQQPSLLAQFGTPLERVEAALEALRQGQGVLVVDDEDRENEGDLIYSAQHLTDAQMALMIRECSGIVCLCLTDQQAAQLELPPMVAANNSKNQTAFTVSIEAKEGVTTGVSAADRVTTIKTATAPGAKPEHLARPGHVFPLRAKSGGVLERRGHTEGTVDLMRLAGLEPFGVLCELTNEDGTMARLPQIIAFGHKHGMPVLSIEDLVQYRLAAQKQAS; encoded by the coding sequence ATGAGTCAGACCAATCAACAGCCTTCCCTGCTGGCCCAGTTCGGCACCCCCTTGGAGCGTGTCGAGGCGGCCCTCGAGGCCCTGCGCCAGGGCCAGGGGGTACTGGTGGTGGACGATGAGGACCGCGAAAACGAAGGGGACCTCATCTACAGCGCCCAGCACCTTACCGACGCCCAGATGGCCCTGATGATCCGTGAATGCAGCGGCATCGTCTGCCTCTGCCTGACCGACCAGCAGGCCGCCCAGCTGGAGCTGCCGCCCATGGTGGCCGCCAACAACAGCAAGAACCAGACCGCCTTCACCGTCTCCATCGAGGCCAAGGAAGGGGTCACCACGGGCGTCTCCGCCGCCGACAGGGTCACCACCATCAAGACCGCCACGGCCCCCGGCGCCAAGCCCGAGCACCTGGCCCGCCCCGGCCACGTCTTCCCGCTGCGCGCCAAGAGCGGCGGCGTGCTGGAGCGCCGCGGCCACACAGAAGGCACTGTCGACCTGATGCGCCTGGCCGGCCTCGAGCCCTTTGGCGTGCTCTGCGAGCTCACCAACGAGGACGGCACCATGGCCCGGCTGCCACAAATCATCGCCTTCGGCCACAAGCACGGCATGCCGGTGCTGAGCATCGAAGACTTGGTCCAGTACCGCCTGGCTGCCCAGAAGCAGGCCAGCTGA
- a CDS encoding panthothenate synthetase yields the protein MKMLVQVQMPVEPFNQLVRDGSAGSTLAAMLESIRPESAYFFAPEGCRGCILVVDIQDPAQIPSIAEPFFLKLGAQCFFHPVMSPDDLARAGLEDLGRKWR from the coding sequence ATGAAAATGCTCGTGCAAGTCCAGATGCCCGTAGAGCCCTTCAACCAGTTGGTGCGCGACGGCAGCGCCGGCAGCACCCTGGCCGCCATGCTGGAATCCATCAGGCCCGAGTCGGCCTATTTCTTCGCGCCCGAGGGGTGCCGTGGCTGCATCCTCGTCGTCGATATCCAGGATCCGGCCCAGATCCCGTCCATCGCCGAGCCCTTCTTCCTGAAGTTGGGTGCCCAGTGCTTTTTCCATCCGGTGATGAGTCCTGATGACCTGGCTCGCGCCGGCTTGGAGGATCTGGGTCGCAAGTGGCGTTGA
- a CDS encoding LysR substrate-binding domain-containing protein yields the protein MISLKQLAVFASIARHGGLGPAAEELFLSKGAVSQALAELERQLGSPLFDRVHPRLQLNDQGRQLQPLAEELLDRVQDIQALFQDDAAPQGLLRLGASQTIGNYLLPALLAKMPAATAQVRITNTHNLCAMLAHFELDLALVEGEVHHPALLTKDWLEDEMLVLARPGHPLAGQSRLPLEALAGQPWVLREVQSGSREQFDRELAPRVAPAQVLELNTLEAVMGAVEQGLGLTLVSKLAAAPRLQSGQLVQLGLAARFPRTLRLAWHRQKYHSTLLRRFVDFCLDQSPPAKAGQ from the coding sequence ATGATCAGTCTCAAGCAGTTGGCCGTCTTCGCCAGCATCGCCCGCCACGGCGGCCTGGGCCCGGCGGCAGAAGAGCTCTTCCTCAGCAAGGGCGCCGTTTCCCAGGCCCTGGCCGAACTGGAGCGCCAACTGGGCAGCCCCCTCTTCGACCGGGTCCACCCCAGGCTCCAGCTCAACGACCAGGGCCGCCAACTCCAGCCCCTGGCCGAGGAGCTGCTGGACAGGGTGCAGGACATCCAGGCCCTGTTCCAGGACGACGCCGCTCCCCAGGGGCTGCTGCGCCTCGGCGCCAGCCAGACCATAGGCAACTACCTGCTCCCTGCCCTGCTGGCCAAGATGCCCGCGGCGACGGCCCAGGTGCGGATCACCAACACCCACAACCTCTGCGCCATGCTGGCCCACTTCGAGCTGGATCTGGCCCTGGTGGAAGGGGAAGTACACCACCCTGCGCTGCTGACGAAGGACTGGCTGGAGGACGAGATGCTGGTGCTGGCAAGGCCCGGCCACCCCCTGGCCGGCCAGTCGCGGCTGCCGCTCGAGGCCCTGGCCGGCCAGCCCTGGGTGCTGCGCGAAGTCCAGTCCGGCAGCCGCGAGCAGTTCGACCGGGAGCTGGCCCCCAGGGTGGCGCCGGCCCAGGTGCTGGAGCTCAACACCCTGGAGGCGGTGATGGGGGCCGTGGAACAGGGCCTGGGGCTGACCCTGGTGTCAAAACTGGCGGCCGCGCCCCGGCTGCAAAGCGGCCAACTGGTGCAGCTCGGGCTGGCAGCGCGCTTCCCGAGGACATTGCGCCTGGCCTGGCACCGCCAGAAGTACCACTCGACGCTGCTACGCCGCTTCGTCGACTTTTGCCTGGATCAAAGCCCGCCCGCCAAGGCTGGGCAATAA
- a CDS encoding MBL fold metallo-hydrolase has protein sequence MRPDVTPFFDEATNSYSYLVRDPASHAAAIIDPVLNFDPAAARISHEGADAIAEMVEAKGLEVQYLLETHVHADHLTASAYLQARLGGHIGIGDQVPVVQRQFAHLFNLGPDVPLDGSQFDCLFHDGERFALGSLEVKVLHSPGHTPACACYLIGDALFVGDTLFMPDYGTARCDFPGGDAATLYDSIHRLYALPGQTRIFLCHDYKAPGRDHFDCRTSIEDQRQHNVHIHQGVDKAAFVGMREARDQTLAVPRLLLPAVQFNLNAGHLPAAEANGVHYLKLPLDQL, from the coding sequence ATGAGACCCGACGTTACGCCCTTCTTCGACGAGGCCACCAACAGCTACAGCTACCTGGTGCGGGACCCGGCCAGCCACGCCGCCGCCATCATAGATCCCGTGCTCAATTTCGACCCGGCCGCCGCCCGCATCAGCCATGAAGGGGCCGACGCCATAGCCGAAATGGTGGAGGCCAAGGGCCTGGAGGTTCAGTACCTGCTGGAGACCCATGTCCATGCCGACCACCTCACCGCCAGCGCCTACCTGCAGGCCCGCCTCGGCGGCCATATCGGCATCGGCGATCAGGTGCCCGTGGTGCAGCGCCAGTTCGCCCACCTCTTCAACCTGGGGCCTGATGTACCCCTGGACGGCAGCCAGTTCGACTGCCTCTTCCACGACGGCGAGCGCTTCGCCCTCGGCAGCTTGGAAGTCAAGGTGCTGCACAGCCCCGGCCATACCCCGGCCTGCGCCTGCTACCTCATCGGCGACGCCCTCTTCGTCGGCGACACCCTCTTCATGCCCGACTACGGCACGGCCCGCTGCGACTTCCCAGGCGGCGACGCCGCCACCCTCTATGATTCCATCCACAGGCTCTACGCCCTGCCGGGCCAGACCCGCATCTTCCTCTGCCACGACTACAAGGCGCCGGGCCGCGACCACTTCGACTGCCGCACCAGCATAGAGGACCAGCGCCAGCACAACGTCCATATCCACCAGGGCGTGGACAAGGCCGCCTTCGTCGGCATGCGCGAGGCCCGTGACCAGACATTGGCCGTGCCCAGGCTGCTGCTGCCGGCCGTGCAGTTCAACCTCAACGCCGGCCACCTGCCCGCCGCCGAGGCCAACGGCGTCCATTACCTCAAGCTGCCCCTGGACCAGCTCTGA
- a CDS encoding YebC/PmpR family DNA-binding transcriptional regulator, with the protein MGRAFNNRKESMAKTAATKTKIYSKYGRNIYVCAKQGGGDPSGNLALRSLIDRAKKDQVPTHVIEKAIDKASGAGGEDFQPALYEGIGPGGALVLISALTDNPNRTFGEIRGVFSRCKAKLGSQGSVSHMFDHRAMFVFPGDDEEPALEALMEADVDVSDIESEEGMITVLVPPTEFFKTKTALQEMNPEINFEMEEITYLPHAEHNLAGEDAEQFERFAAMLNDLEDVQEIYHNGSFEG; encoded by the coding sequence ATGGGACGAGCGTTTAACAACCGTAAAGAATCCATGGCCAAAACGGCCGCAACCAAGACCAAGATCTATTCCAAGTACGGCCGCAACATCTATGTCTGCGCCAAGCAGGGCGGCGGCGACCCCTCGGGCAACCTGGCCCTGCGCAGCCTGATCGACCGTGCCAAGAAAGACCAGGTCCCCACCCACGTCATCGAGAAGGCCATCGACAAGGCCAGCGGTGCCGGCGGTGAAGACTTCCAGCCCGCCCTCTACGAAGGCATTGGCCCCGGCGGCGCTCTGGTGCTGATCAGCGCCCTGACCGACAACCCCAACCGCACCTTCGGCGAGATCCGCGGCGTCTTCTCCCGCTGCAAGGCCAAGCTGGGCAGCCAGGGTTCCGTCTCCCACATGTTCGACCACCGCGCCATGTTCGTCTTCCCCGGCGACGACGAAGAGCCGGCCCTGGAAGCCCTGATGGAAGCGGACGTGGACGTCTCCGACATCGAGAGCGAAGAAGGCATGATCACGGTGCTGGTGCCGCCCACCGAGTTCTTCAAGACCAAGACGGCCCTGCAGGAGATGAACCCGGAGATCAACTTCGAGATGGAAGAGATCACCTACCTGCCCCACGCCGAGCACAACCTGGCCGGCGAAGACGCCGAGCAGTTCGAGCGCTTCGCCGCCATGCTCAACGACTTGGAAGACGTCCAGGAGATCTACCACAACGGCAGCTTCGAAGGCTGA